Proteins from a genomic interval of Nostoc sp. TCL240-02:
- a CDS encoding DUF1493 family protein — protein sequence MSFTERFNQLAAIVSNELGVQTKDITLNTRLREDLKIDGDDVDVLFCKIAEQFGVDWQGFVFYRYFHEEPHLFSLTF from the coding sequence ATGTCATTTACAGAGAGATTTAATCAACTTGCAGCTATTGTTTCTAATGAACTGGGTGTGCAAACAAAAGATATTACTCTTAATACACGGCTTCGGGAAGACCTCAAAATAGATGGCGATGATGTTGATGTACTATTTTGTAAAATCGCTGAACAGTTTGGCGTAGATTGGCAAGGGTTTGTTTTTTACCGCTACTTCCATGAAGAACCACATTTATTTTCTTTAACTTTCTGA
- a CDS encoding Uma2 family endonuclease, with product MVKSPTKTLTLEKFLKLPETKPSSEYINGQIIQKPMPQGKHSKLQGKLVTGINEVAESQKIALAFPELRCTFGERSIVPDVAVFAWERIPIDEHGDVANVFKTYPDWTIEILSPDQSQTKVTGNILHCLKHGSRFGWLIDPDERSVLVYPPKQQPELFQEEQEILPVPDLVSGFQLTVGQLFGWLKL from the coding sequence ATGGTAAAATCACCAACTAAAACCCTAACCTTAGAAAAGTTTTTAAAACTACCAGAAACAAAGCCTAGCTCAGAATACATCAACGGTCAAATTATTCAAAAGCCAATGCCTCAAGGAAAACATAGCAAATTACAGGGTAAGTTAGTCACAGGTATAAATGAAGTAGCTGAAAGTCAAAAAATTGCCCTGGCTTTCCCAGAATTGCGCTGTACTTTTGGCGAACGTTCAATTGTCCCTGATGTAGCTGTGTTTGCTTGGGAACGGATTCCCATAGATGAACATGGAGATGTGGCAAATGTATTTAAGACTTATCCAGACTGGACAATTGAGATTCTTTCACCAGATCAAAGCCAGACTAAAGTAACCGGAAATATTTTGCATTGTTTAAAGCATGGTAGTCGCTTCGGTTGGCTGATTGATCCAGATGAACGTTCTGTTTTAGTCTATCCACCAAAGCAGCAACCAGAACTTTTCCAAGAAGAACAAGAAATATTACCAGTTCCAGATTTAGTTAGCGGCTTTCAATTAACTGTAGGGCAACTATTTGGATGGTTGAAGTTATAA
- a CDS encoding ABC transporter ATP-binding protein yields MKANSRPNYTILEVQELDVNYGGIQALKKINLIIQKGEVVTLIGANGAGKTTTLRAISKVVNPKSGGIIYNGHNITRRQTHEVVQLGIAHCPEGRRVLARQTVFDNLLLGAYIRSNQAEIKADIQRQFELFPRLSQRRNQLAGTLSGGEQQMLAIARAVMSRPQLLLLDEPSLGLAPAIVREIFSIIENLRTTGVTILLVEQNANLALQIADRGYVLEAGSITLTGAASELISDERVKKAYLG; encoded by the coding sequence ATGAAAGCCAATAGTAGACCAAACTATACAATTCTAGAAGTTCAAGAACTTGATGTTAACTATGGCGGTATTCAAGCTCTGAAAAAGATTAATTTAATTATTCAGAAAGGTGAAGTAGTTACTCTAATTGGTGCTAATGGGGCTGGTAAAACTACTACACTTCGCGCCATATCTAAAGTTGTTAATCCTAAGAGTGGCGGAATTATCTATAATGGACATAATATTACTCGCCGCCAAACTCACGAAGTTGTACAACTTGGTATCGCCCATTGTCCTGAAGGACGCAGAGTTTTAGCGCGACAAACAGTATTTGATAACTTACTTTTGGGTGCTTATATTCGCTCCAATCAAGCTGAGATAAAAGCAGATATTCAGCGCCAATTTGAGCTATTTCCCCGTTTATCACAAAGACGCAATCAACTAGCAGGAACCCTCAGTGGTGGCGAACAACAAATGTTAGCGATCGCACGGGCTGTAATGAGTAGACCACAACTCTTACTTTTAGACGAGCCTAGCTTAGGTTTAGCCCCTGCGATCGTCCGAGAAATCTTCTCGATTATTGAAAATCTCCGGACTACAGGCGTGACTATTTTGTTAGTTGAACAGAACGCTAATCTCGCATTACAAATTGCCGATCGCGGTTATGTTTTAGAAGCTGGCTCTATTACCTTAACAGGTGCAGCATCAGAATTAATTAGTGATGAGCGAGTTAAAAAAGCTTATTTGGGGTAA
- a CDS encoding DUF4351 domain-containing protein yields the protein MAKAAYIGSKGLINLAPDAWVQWVTQRPEVVAKEILGSEFHWISRETDVLVKAYSATHGDFLVLNELQLRYTTQMPLRMRAYTALAQERYRLPTYPVLINILPPPSTLTIVSSYEQEFLGLRAIQDYRVINLWEIDAEIVFQQPLPSLLPFVPILRGGGEVSVVQRSLEALRADAQLNQLESLLAFFASFVLDTPLVQQIMRWDMAVLRESPWYHEIEQRGIQEGARRQLIRVLEQRFGEISHEVEVRLEGKNVEQLEILMDSAIAVNSLEEFVEILST from the coding sequence GTGGCAAAAGCAGCATATATTGGTAGCAAGGGACTAATTAATTTAGCTCCCGATGCATGGGTACAGTGGGTAACACAGCGTCCTGAAGTCGTGGCGAAAGAAATTTTGGGTTCAGAGTTTCACTGGATTAGCCGCGAAACAGATGTGTTGGTGAAGGCATACAGTGCCACTCACGGAGATTTTCTCGTATTAAATGAACTACAACTGCGTTACACAACACAGATGCCTCTAAGGATGAGAGCATACACAGCCCTAGCACAAGAACGCTACCGATTACCAACTTACCCAGTACTGATCAACATTTTACCGCCTCCATCCACCTTAACTATTGTCAGTAGTTACGAGCAAGAATTTTTGGGATTACGTGCCATCCAAGATTATCGCGTGATTAATTTGTGGGAAATCGATGCTGAAATAGTGTTTCAGCAACCACTACCATCGTTGTTACCCTTTGTACCAATTCTGCGAGGAGGGGGAGAGGTATCAGTTGTGCAACGCTCATTAGAGGCGCTACGAGCAGATGCACAGTTGAACCAATTAGAATCATTGCTGGCATTTTTTGCTAGCTTTGTTCTAGACACGCCTTTAGTGCAACAAATCATGAGGTGGGATATGGCAGTATTGCGAGAATCGCCTTGGTATCACGAGATTGAGCAAAGAGGTATTCAAGAGGGTGCGCGACGGCAGTTAATCCGAGTATTAGAACAACGCTTTGGCGAAATTTCCCATGAGGTAGAAGTAAGGCTTGAGGGCAAGAATGTGGAACAATTAGAAATTTTAATGGATAGCGCGATCGCTGTAAATTCTTTAGAAGAATTTGTGGAAATTTTGTCTACATGA